The following coding sequences lie in one Apium graveolens cultivar Ventura chromosome 1, ASM990537v1, whole genome shotgun sequence genomic window:
- the LOC141717915 gene encoding cytosolic sulfotransferase 5-like, which translates to MEPKSSPPLPHNDEVEDMLSSFPKERGIIAPYAYQYQGFWYYSKHLEGIINFQNHFKPRKNDIFLATAPKSGTTWLKAILYALINREVHPPKSPQHPLLTKTPHNLVPFIEFVNPSEYDSISNSPDSCTRIFATHSALVSLPKYITDDASSSNCKIVYLCRDIKDNFVSYFHYANKANVRSSPISLEDAFNLYCKGITTGGPVWDQILEYWNGSLEKPHKVLFMRYEDVKNEPQVQLRRLAQFLGKPFSQDEENRYLADQIITLCSFDNLSNLEVNNTGKNRQQVSNGAYFRNGVVGDWKNYLSEDMVSRLDQITEEKFRGSGLSV; encoded by the coding sequence ATGGAGCCGAAATCATCACCACCTCTTCCTCACAACGACGAAGTTGAGGACATGCTTTCATCTTTTCCAAAAGAGAGGGGTATAATTGCACCCTATGCGTATCAATATCAAGGATTCTGGTATTACTCAAAGCATTTGGAGGGTATTATTAATTTTCAAAACCATTTTAAACCCCGCAAAAATGATATATTTCTCGCAACTGCCCCTAAATCTGGAACTACGTGGTTGAAAGCCATCCTCTACGCCCTAATCAACCGTGAAGTCCACCCTCCTAAAAGTCCTCAGCATCCTTTGCTTACCAAAACTCCCCATAATCTCGTTCCTTTCATCGAATTCGTTAATCCTTCTGAATATGACTCCATCTCCAACTCCCCAGACAGCTGCACTAGGATTTTTGCAACACATTCTGCATTAGTTAGCCTTCCGAAATACATAACAGACGATGCTAGTTCATCAAACTGCAAAATAGTTTACCTGTGCAGGGACATCAAAGACAACTTTGTTTCATACTTCCACTATGCCAACAAGGCCAACGTGCGATCCTCTCCCATTTCTTTGGAAGACGCGTTTAACTTGTACTGCAAAGGAATCACTACAGGTGGACCGGTTTGGGATCAAATCTTGGAATATTGGAATGGGAGTTTGGAAAAGCCACATAAGGTGTTGTTTATGAGGTACGAGGATGTGAAAAATGAACCTCAGGTTCAGCTAAGGCGTCTTGCACAGTTTCTGGGGAAACCCTTCTCTCAAGATGAAGAAAATCGTTACTTAGCTGATCAAATCATAACTCTGTGTAGTTTTGATAATCTGAGCAATTTAGAGGTTAACAACACCGGAAAAAATAGGCAGCAGGTAAGTAATGGTGCATATTTCAGGAACGGTGTGGTTGGAGATTGGAAAAATTATTTAAGTGAAGATATGGTTTCTAGGTTGGATCAGATTACGGAAGAAAAATTTCGTGGTTCGGGGTTATCTGTCTGA